The Montipora foliosa isolate CH-2021 chromosome 1, ASM3666993v2, whole genome shotgun sequence genome has a window encoding:
- the LOC137979084 gene encoding histamine H2 receptor-like, with the protein MALPKSVCITMLVVHMTEIVLIVMLNFITILVFTKTRFLRRRSLYLVLNLAIIDMLVGGLSETNILLKIGNLCSIWKVPVPRIGSLHLLFVIASVTNLVAISIERMHATFFPLRHRFIKKRTYSASIAAIWATAATLTTVIVFTDRYDTESSLMYYYYELNSFNAISLLVICACYASIAIKVYRGSHLLHHGAVTREKKLTKTLFIVTIVSLLMWLPFTIGSFLKFSTDVLASLPKIRRLWFNFVCIVLFYGNSLVNPTLYAIRQPDFRRAMTSLFRPRRQRRVPPVLDQNVIHRV; encoded by the coding sequence ATGGCATTACCTAAATCTGTTTGCATCACGATGCTTGTTGTACATATGACTGAAATTGTTCTCATTGTAATGCTGAATTTTATCACCATTCTCGTTTTTACAAAAACCCGCTTTCTTCGTAGGCGTAGCCTGTACTTGGTGCTCAATCTGGCGATTATAGATATGTTGGTTGGGGGATTGTCAGAAACGAATATTCTCCTCAAAATAGGAAATTTGTGCTCCATCTGGAAAGTACCCGTTCCGAGAATCGGCTCTTTGCACTTATTATTTGTCATCGCTTCCGTGACAAATCTTGTTGCGATTTCGATAGAAAGGATGCATGCAACTTTTTTCCCATTAAGACACCGCTTCATCAAAAAGCGGACGTACAGTGCCAGTATTGCCGCAATTTGGGCCACAGCCGCCACACTAACAACTGTTATTGTCTTTACGGACCGGTACGACACAGAATCTTCACTGATGTATTACTATTACGAATTGAATTCATTTAATGCGATTTCTCTTTTAGTAATCTGTGCTTGTTACGCGTCAATTGCTATCAAAGTTTATCGCGGATCACATCTTCTGCACCATGGTGCAGTCactagagaaaaaaaattgacgaAGACATTGTTTATAGTGACTATTGTATCCTTACTTATGTGGTTGCCATTTACCATAGGTTCTTTCCTCAAATTCTCCACTGATGTTTTAGCTTCCCTCCCTAAGATTAGAAGGCTTTGGTTCAATTTTGTGTGCATCGTTCTCTTTTACGGCAACTCTCTTGTGAATCCCACTTTGTACGCAATTAGACAACCAGATTTCAGAAGAGCTATGACTTCACTTTTTCGCCCTAGGCGGCAGAGGCGAGTCCCACCGGTTTTGGATCAAAACGTAATACACAGGGTCTGA